One Bdellovibrio bacteriovorus str. Tiberius DNA segment encodes these proteins:
- a CDS encoding S41 family peptidase, producing the protein MSSFSKGVRGFIIAGSLAVSSLASAQLKEGLECRYLTVIEQGFLANHVKYSNRDTDLQNRVIEQYLKRLDPSKIYLTQGDVDSIRKAAGNVFDKTKNRDCSFLDAAQKIVLERVKDRSEFAKKYLGKDFKFESATEFTFDPEKKTWPKDSAEANEYLKKYIQFQIGNYMATDMKMDEAKKNVIKNYERAVKRTADTTQDDLFSGYLDSFARALDPHSSFFSRDVLEDFEIQMRLSLEGIGATLSSQDGFTVVEQLVPGGAAAKSGLIEPQDKIVAVGQEKGQMENVIDMDLKDVVKKIRGNKGTKVRLTILRKSGEGKKRFDVTLTREKVNLEDEAASIIYQDREINGQKKKIGVINFPSFYADSRRGGRSSAADMKKLIKEANEKKVDGLVLDLSNNGGGSLEDAVKIAGLFFQTGNVVKQSSKNEGRAESALRDTDPMVDWAGPLVVLTSRISASASEIVSGTLQDYKRAVVIGGDHTYGKGSVQSVLPIPNNLGAIKVTVGMFFVPGGKSTQHRGVDADIVLPGPFSTDDIGEKYMDYSLPPKTIESFLSPDAYVKEGPGAWKEIKPEWLKSLRERSGERVGKNDEFKKIVEELNKAKARGKVIRVSEVLKDKNEKEKKDKAKKTATKAKKNEEYLKRPDVQEAENVLLDLIQLEDGKSLVPQQKQANAK; encoded by the coding sequence ATGAGTTCATTCTCAAAAGGCGTTAGAGGTTTCATCATTGCCGGATCATTGGCAGTTTCATCTTTGGCATCGGCCCAACTGAAAGAAGGCCTTGAGTGCCGTTACCTGACAGTGATTGAACAGGGCTTCCTTGCCAACCACGTGAAGTATTCCAACCGCGACACTGACTTGCAAAATCGTGTGATCGAGCAGTATCTGAAAAGACTGGATCCTTCCAAAATCTATCTGACTCAAGGTGATGTTGATTCCATCCGCAAGGCTGCAGGCAACGTTTTTGATAAAACCAAAAACCGTGACTGTTCATTCCTGGATGCAGCTCAGAAGATCGTTCTGGAGCGCGTGAAAGACCGCTCTGAATTTGCAAAAAAATATCTGGGCAAAGACTTCAAATTTGAATCCGCAACTGAATTCACGTTCGATCCAGAAAAGAAAACCTGGCCGAAAGATTCCGCTGAAGCGAATGAATACCTGAAAAAATACATTCAGTTCCAGATCGGGAACTACATGGCGACAGACATGAAGATGGATGAAGCCAAAAAGAACGTGATCAAAAACTATGAGCGTGCAGTGAAAAGAACCGCTGACACAACTCAGGATGATCTGTTCTCGGGTTACCTGGATTCCTTTGCTCGTGCGTTGGATCCGCATTCCAGCTTCTTCTCTCGTGATGTGCTTGAAGATTTCGAAATCCAGATGCGTTTGTCCCTGGAAGGTATCGGCGCGACACTTTCTTCCCAGGACGGTTTCACAGTTGTTGAACAACTGGTTCCGGGTGGGGCAGCGGCTAAATCCGGTCTGATCGAACCACAGGATAAAATCGTGGCTGTCGGTCAGGAAAAAGGCCAGATGGAAAACGTGATCGACATGGATTTGAAGGACGTTGTCAAAAAAATCCGTGGTAACAAGGGCACGAAAGTGCGCCTGACGATCTTAAGAAAATCCGGTGAAGGCAAAAAACGTTTTGATGTCACTTTGACCCGTGAAAAGGTGAATCTGGAGGACGAAGCAGCGTCCATCATCTATCAGGATCGTGAAATCAACGGTCAGAAAAAGAAAATCGGCGTTATCAATTTCCCATCCTTCTATGCGGATTCCCGTCGTGGCGGCAGATCTTCTGCGGCTGACATGAAAAAGCTGATCAAGGAAGCCAACGAAAAGAAAGTCGACGGCCTGGTGCTGGATCTTTCCAACAACGGTGGTGGTTCCCTTGAAGACGCGGTGAAAATCGCGGGTCTGTTCTTCCAGACCGGGAACGTGGTGAAGCAGTCCTCTAAAAATGAAGGCCGTGCAGAATCCGCACTTCGTGACACAGATCCAATGGTGGACTGGGCAGGTCCGCTGGTTGTATTGACCAGCCGTATTTCTGCTTCCGCTTCCGAGATCGTGTCCGGCACTTTGCAGGACTATAAACGTGCTGTCGTAATCGGTGGTGATCACACTTACGGTAAAGGCTCTGTTCAGTCTGTTCTTCCAATCCCGAACAATCTGGGAGCTATCAAGGTGACTGTGGGCATGTTCTTCGTGCCAGGTGGTAAATCCACTCAGCACCGTGGTGTGGATGCGGATATCGTGTTGCCAGGTCCATTCAGCACTGATGACATCGGTGAGAAATACATGGATTACTCTTTGCCGCCAAAAACGATTGAATCCTTCCTGTCCCCGGATGCCTACGTGAAAGAAGGCCCGGGCGCCTGGAAAGAAATCAAACCAGAGTGGTTGAAGTCCCTGCGTGAAAGATCCGGCGAACGAGTTGGCAAAAACGATGAATTCAAGAAAATCGTGGAAGAGCTGAACAAAGCCAAAGCCCGCGGTAAAGTGATCCGCGTGAGCGAAGTTCTTAAAGACAAGAACGAAAAAGAAAAGAAAGACAAAGCTAAAAAGACCGCTACCAAGGCCAAGAAAAACGAAGAGTATCTGAAGCGTCCTGATGTTCAGGAAGCTGAAAATGTTCTTCTGGATCTGATTCAGCTTGAGGACGGGAAATCCCTGGTGCCTCAGCAGAAGCAGGCTAACGCCAAGTAG
- a CDS encoding tetratricopeptide repeat protein: protein MSYVLGLLLLCVVVQVSAASAPSSGSVEQLRIFLNQNPYDNNVRRHLIEKHLELHQSAEAHAEFASYKKLDPHLNVDGGNALQMRLDMLDGKFGAAKHLALKLLTVAQLGAEDRYRAHLTLGDLAYVRFTSGDAVSRYKKALSVKPVPEAKHRLARAYLQNKKYGRAQGILSDLIGVGYASDPVRYDYLQSLLEAGQNQAAALRLSQWYSEEPGNPWIVTAHARFLLSLGQDESARMILQQYAEIYQPTTEIDELLRSTQPQRTPTAETVMVLGLRPEMPVNAGVVRGAASAGEVAGKQAMESSLSPRHWQMQAVAGYQMINNRVEGQGFNSLLSPEAGYVAGVAAETDNEGSAYSFVGRARTSWQTYKIPSGLQQNGDRSQAFDIAGGLQTLLAADWQLQMQLNYRSRSGIESATNTYVSGYQMLGVQAGVSKTWQLRFPWSFEVHADLTLPVYFTESTAESGQLRFGYFSSLQALAQYPLREGLAFRAGLGLVRNEIQFNGNGSRGVTDATDSEEGLMIPVSLTWVY from the coding sequence ATGTCGTACGTTTTAGGTCTTCTGCTTTTGTGCGTTGTTGTGCAGGTCTCTGCAGCATCCGCCCCATCGTCTGGCTCTGTCGAGCAATTGCGAATTTTTCTGAACCAGAACCCTTATGACAACAATGTCCGTCGCCACCTGATTGAAAAACATCTGGAGCTTCATCAAAGCGCTGAAGCTCATGCGGAGTTTGCCTCTTACAAGAAGTTGGATCCCCATCTGAACGTCGATGGTGGAAATGCCCTGCAGATGCGGCTGGATATGCTTGATGGAAAGTTTGGTGCTGCCAAACACCTAGCCTTGAAACTATTGACTGTGGCCCAGCTGGGGGCGGAAGACCGCTACCGAGCACATTTAACTTTGGGCGATCTGGCCTATGTTCGCTTTACCTCGGGGGATGCGGTTTCCCGGTATAAAAAAGCTCTTTCGGTCAAGCCGGTCCCGGAGGCGAAACATCGACTGGCGCGTGCTTACCTTCAGAACAAAAAGTACGGCCGTGCTCAGGGTATACTGAGCGACCTGATCGGAGTGGGCTACGCCTCGGATCCGGTTCGTTACGATTATCTGCAAAGTTTGCTGGAGGCCGGACAGAACCAGGCCGCAGCCCTGCGTTTGAGTCAATGGTACAGCGAAGAGCCGGGCAATCCATGGATTGTGACAGCCCATGCGCGTTTTTTACTAAGTCTGGGACAGGACGAATCGGCGCGTATGATACTTCAGCAGTATGCTGAGATCTATCAACCAACTACGGAAATCGATGAGCTGTTGCGAAGCACTCAGCCGCAGCGTACCCCAACGGCGGAGACCGTCATGGTGCTTGGGCTGCGCCCGGAGATGCCGGTCAATGCAGGAGTGGTGCGGGGAGCTGCCTCTGCCGGAGAGGTCGCGGGGAAGCAGGCAATGGAATCGTCTTTGAGCCCGCGACACTGGCAGATGCAGGCCGTGGCTGGATATCAGATGATTAATAACCGGGTGGAAGGGCAGGGATTTAATTCCCTGCTAAGTCCCGAGGCGGGTTACGTTGCAGGTGTTGCCGCCGAAACTGACAATGAAGGTTCCGCCTATTCCTTTGTGGGCAGGGCCCGCACGTCTTGGCAAACCTATAAAATTCCTTCTGGGCTTCAGCAGAATGGAGACCGGTCTCAGGCATTTGATATTGCCGGAGGACTGCAGACTCTGTTGGCAGCGGACTGGCAGTTGCAAATGCAGCTTAACTATCGTTCACGCAGTGGCATTGAGTCGGCGACCAACACTTATGTGTCGGGTTATCAGATGCTGGGTGTGCAGGCGGGAGTTTCAAAAACCTGGCAGCTTCGTTTTCCGTGGAGCTTTGAAGTCCACGCTGATCTGACTTTGCCCGTGTACTTTACCGAGTCCACGGCCGAATCAGGTCAGTTGCGGTTTGGCTATTTTTCAAGCCTGCAGGCACTGGCGCAGTATCCGCTGCGTGAAGGACTGGCCTTTCGCGCAGGTTTGGGTCTTGTGCGCAACGAGATTCAGTTCAATGGCAATGGGTCCCGCGGTGTGACCGATGCCACAGATTCCGAAGAAGGTTTGATGATTCCAGTCAGTCTTACGTGGGTTTATTAG